A portion of the Macaca thibetana thibetana isolate TM-01 chromosome 9, ASM2454274v1, whole genome shotgun sequence genome contains these proteins:
- the ZNF22 gene encoding zinc finger protein 22, protein MRLAKPKAGISRSSSQGKAYENKRKTGRPRQKWGMTIRFDSSLSRLRRSLDDKPYKCTECEKSFSQSSTLFQHQKIHTGKKSHKCADCGKSFFQSSNLIQHRRIHTGEKPYKCDECGESFKQSSNLIQHQRIHTGEKPYQCDECGRCFSQSSHLIQHQRTHTGEKPYQCSECGKCFSQSSHLRQHMKVHKEEKPRKTRGKNIRVKTHLPSWKAGTGRKSVAGLR, encoded by the coding sequence ATGAGGTTAGCAAAGCCTAAAGCGGGTATTTCTCGGAGCTCAAGCCAAGGAAAGGCCTATGAGAACAAGCGCAAAACAGGCCGGCCACGGCAGAAGTGGGGCATGACTATTCGATTTGACTCAAGCTTGAGTAGACTCAGAAGAAGCTTGGATGACAAACCCTATAAATGTACTGAATGTGAAAAGAGTTTCAGTCAGAGTTCAACTCTTTTTCAACACCAGAAGATCCATACTGGAAAGAAATCCCATAAATGTGCTGATTGTGGGAAAAGTTTCTTTCAGAGTTCTAATCTCATTCAGCATCGACGGATCCATACTGGGGAAAAGCCCTACAAATGTGATGAGTGTGGAGAAAGCTTTAAACAGAGCTCAAATCTCATTCAGCaccagagaattcatactggagaaaaaccctatcAGTGTGATGAGTGTGGCCGGTGTTTCAGCCAGAGCTCCCACCTTATTCAACATCAGAGAACCCACACCGGGGAGAAACCCTACCAGTGCAGTGAATGTGGCAAATGTTTCAGTCAGAGCTCTCATCTGAGGCAGCACATGAAGGTGCATAAAGAAGAGAAGCCTCGTAAAACGCGGGGCAAAAATATCAGGGTGAAGACTCACTTACCCTCTTGGAAAGCTGGTACAGGAAGGAAGTCTGTGGCTGGTCTCCGTTAA
- the DEPP1 gene encoding protein DEPP1 isoform X1 encodes MDSWWEGIKAAACRRSSDSSGKSLARFSLRLSAPSSSQRPHPGPPAGPSTLWPPSFPGASFCLDCPCSSILLPPPDLLSSRLPPPLARVMRSRLLLSVAHLPTIRETTEEMLLGGPGQEPPPSPSLDDYVRSISRLAQPTSVLNKATAQGQPRPPHRPAQACRKGRPAVSLRDITARFSGQQPTLPTADAVDPLDWLFGESQEKQPSQRDLPRRTGPSAGLWGPHRQMDSSKARGAPRGRLCEARMPGHSLARPLRDGQQSSDLRSWTLGQPAQAMASPRSPRPSSVLRTLYSHLPVIHEL; translated from the exons ATGGATAGCTGGTGGGAAGGTATAAAAGCAGCTGCCTGCCGAAGATCTTCAGACAGCTCAGGGAAGAGTCTGGCACGGTTTTCTCTGAGACTCAGTGCACCGTCCTCCTCCCAGCGACCCCACCCTGGACCCCCTGCCGGACCCTCCACCCTTTGGCCTCCAAGCTTCCCAGGGGCTTCCTTTTGTCTGGACTGTCCCTGCTCATCCATTCTCCTGCCACCCCCAGACCTTCTCAGCTCCAG GTTGCCGCCTCCTCTCGCCAGGGTGATGAGGTCCCGGCTTCTGCTCTCCGTGGCCCATCTGCCCACAATTCGGGAGACCACGGAGGAGATGCTGCTTGGGGGTCCTGGGCAGGAGCCCCCACCCTCTCCTAGCCTGGATGACTACGTGAGATCCATATCTCGACTGGCACAACCCACCTCTGTGCTGAACAAGGCCACGGCCCAGGGCCAACCCAGGCCACCCCACAGGCCAGCCCAGGCCTGCCGGAAGGGCCGCCCTGCTGTGTCCCTGCGGGACATCACCGCACGTTTCAGTGGCCAGCAGCCCACACTGCCCACGGCTGATGCTGTGGACCCCCTGGACTGGCTTTTTGGGGAGTCCCAGGAAAAGCAGCCAAGCCAGAGGGACCTGCCGAGGAGGACTGGCCCCTCTGCTGGCCTCTGGGGTCCGCACAGACAGATGGACAGCAGCAAGGCCAGGGGGGCCcccagagggaggctctgtgaaGCCAGGATGCCTGGGCACTCCCTAGCAAGACCATTGCGGGATGGGCAGCAGAGCTCTGACCTAAGAAGCTGGACTTTGGGGCAGCCTGCCCAAGCCATGGCCTCCCCCCGCAGCCCCCGCCCCAGCAGTGTCCTCAGAACTCTCTACTCGCACCTCCCGGTGATCCATGAACTCTGA
- the DEPP1 gene encoding protein DEPP1 isoform X2 — protein sequence METSSYPWRHSGRPCTMWISWLPPPLARVMRSRLLLSVAHLPTIRETTEEMLLGGPGQEPPPSPSLDDYVRSISRLAQPTSVLNKATAQGQPRPPHRPAQACRKGRPAVSLRDITARFSGQQPTLPTADAVDPLDWLFGESQEKQPSQRDLPRRTGPSAGLWGPHRQMDSSKARGAPRGRLCEARMPGHSLARPLRDGQQSSDLRSWTLGQPAQAMASPRSPRPSSVLRTLYSHLPVIHEL from the exons ATGGAAACTTCTTCGTATCCCTGGCGGCACTCAGGAAGACCCTGCACAATGTGGATTTCATG GTTGCCGCCTCCTCTCGCCAGGGTGATGAGGTCCCGGCTTCTGCTCTCCGTGGCCCATCTGCCCACAATTCGGGAGACCACGGAGGAGATGCTGCTTGGGGGTCCTGGGCAGGAGCCCCCACCCTCTCCTAGCCTGGATGACTACGTGAGATCCATATCTCGACTGGCACAACCCACCTCTGTGCTGAACAAGGCCACGGCCCAGGGCCAACCCAGGCCACCCCACAGGCCAGCCCAGGCCTGCCGGAAGGGCCGCCCTGCTGTGTCCCTGCGGGACATCACCGCACGTTTCAGTGGCCAGCAGCCCACACTGCCCACGGCTGATGCTGTGGACCCCCTGGACTGGCTTTTTGGGGAGTCCCAGGAAAAGCAGCCAAGCCAGAGGGACCTGCCGAGGAGGACTGGCCCCTCTGCTGGCCTCTGGGGTCCGCACAGACAGATGGACAGCAGCAAGGCCAGGGGGGCCcccagagggaggctctgtgaaGCCAGGATGCCTGGGCACTCCCTAGCAAGACCATTGCGGGATGGGCAGCAGAGCTCTGACCTAAGAAGCTGGACTTTGGGGCAGCCTGCCCAAGCCATGGCCTCCCCCCGCAGCCCCCGCCCCAGCAGTGTCCTCAGAACTCTCTACTCGCACCTCCCGGTGATCCATGAACTCTGA